The genomic segment TTCGGCGGCATTGTGGTGATGAACGAGACCGAGGGCGCGAGCTCGAATATCGTGGCTGAGGCCGTGGATCGCGGGATCAACTACTTCGACGTTGCGCCTAGCTATGGAAATGCGCAGGAGCGGCTGGGGCCGGCGCTGGCGCCGTATCGGAAGAATGTGTTTCTGGCGTGCAAGACAGAGGGCCGCACGAAAGACGAGTCGCGGAAGCAGTTGGAGGAGTCGCTGCGGCTGCTGAAGACCGATCACGTAGACCTGTATCAGTTCCACGCGTTAACGAAGATGAAGGAACTGGACCAGGTGCTGGGGCCGGGCGGCGCGATGGAGACGATGGAGGCGGCGAAGAGAGAAGGGAAGATTCGCTTCATCGGATTCAGCGTGCACTCGGCGGAGACAGCCGTAGCAGCGCTGGAGCGGTATCCGTTCGACACGATTCTCTTTCCGGTGAATTGGGTGCTGTTTTCGCAGGCGAGCTTCGGGCCGCAGATTTTGAAAAAGGCGCAAGAGAAGGGCGTGGGGATTCTGGCCCTGAAAGCGATGGCGAAGACGATGTGGCCTGAAGGGCAGAAGAAGGATCATCCCGAGCCGAAGTGCTGGTATCAGCCGGCGGCATTTCCTGATGAGGCGTCGCTGGGACTGCGGTGGACGCTGGGACATCCGATCACTGCGGCGATTCCGCCGGGGGATGAGAAGTACTTCCGGCTGGCGATGGATGTGGCGCAGCACTACAAGCCGCTCGAAGCGCACGAGGAGCAGGCGCTGCTGAGCGGAGGCAAGGGGCTGGAGCCGATCTTCAAGCTTGGGAACGATGTCTAGCGCACGGAACCGGCTTTGAACAGGTAAGGCCTGGATTCAGTGTCCGATAGGAGCGTCTCCTTGCGGCTTGAACTTGCGGATCGCAAACACCAGCGGAAGCGCCAGGAGATTAAGCCAGCCGAGCACGCGGAAGCAATCCATGAATGCCAAGAAGAGGCTTTCGTGAAGGAGGCGCTCGTAGACGAGGCCAAGCGCTGCCGGGCCTGCGTCTGCACTCGTGAATCCATGCTGCGCGAGTTGCGATGCGAGCGCATGCGCTCCCTGCTGGATGGACTGTGATGCGGCGCTGAGGTTTGAGCCGAGGGTGGATTGATGCAGATTCTGGCGGCGGTCGCTGGCGGTGGTGATGAAAGCGATACCGAAGCTGCCTCCCCAATTGCGGAAGAGATTGGTCAGGCTCGACGCTTTGTTGTTTTCGTCGGGGCGAAGCTGCGAGTAGGCGATGACATTGACGGGCACGAGGAAGAGTCCGTAACCGAGTCCCTGGAGCGCGCGGATCCACGCATAGTGGCTGCTGTCGACGTCGAGTGTCATGTCGCTGTATACAAACATGGCGATGGCGACGATGACGAAGCTCGCGACAACCAGAGCTTTCGGTGTGACCATGCGGCGCTGCAGCAACTGGGCCGAGATGGGTGCGAGTACGGTGATGACCAGGGCGCCAGGACCTAGCACGAGGCCGGCATCGATGGCGCGGTATCCATAGAGGGATTGCAGCATCTGCGGAATGAGCGTGGTGGTTCCGAAGAGGCCGACGCCGAAGATGAAGAAGAGAATGCTCGCAATGGCGAAGTTGCGGTTGGTGAGCAGCTGAAAATCGATGATGGGATTCGGATTTCGGCCCTCCCAAACGACGGTGGCGATCCAGCCGAAGACGGCGACGAAGATCGCTGTGGTGATGAAGGTGCTGCCGAACCAGTCGTCGATCTGACCGCGGTCGAGAGCGATTTCAAGAGCGGCGGAGGCCAGCGTGATGAGTGCGATGCCGGTGCCGTCGATTGTCATCTTCCCTTCAGCTTTAGCCTGTTTGCGTTCGCGCGTAAAATCCTCGGGATCATGAATGAGGCGGTTGGAGAGCCACATGGCCACGATGCCGATGGGCACGTTGA from the Occallatibacter riparius genome contains:
- a CDS encoding aldo/keto reductase, with translation MERRLFIKQAAMTAAAASAASSMHASNKTPSQPIAKRALGKTGEKLSMIGFGGIVVMNETEGASSNIVAEAVDRGINYFDVAPSYGNAQERLGPALAPYRKNVFLACKTEGRTKDESRKQLEESLRLLKTDHVDLYQFHALTKMKELDQVLGPGGAMETMEAAKREGKIRFIGFSVHSAETAVAALERYPFDTILFPVNWVLFSQASFGPQILKKAQEKGVGILALKAMAKTMWPEGQKKDHPEPKCWYQPAAFPDEASLGLRWTLGHPITAAIPPGDEKYFRLAMDVAQHYKPLEAHEEQALLSGGKGLEPIFKLGNDV
- a CDS encoding DHA2 family efflux MFS transporter permease subunit, with the protein product MSTTQEILIHDSGVRTMTRSVNPWFIAATVTIAAFMELLDTSIANVALPYIGGGLGRSYDEVTWILTTYLVANAIVLPMTAWLSRLMGRKNYYLLCVLLFSVSSLFCGLAPSLGFMLLFRILQGIGGGGLAPVAQAILVDTFPPAKRAAAFALYTIVIVTAPAVGPVLGGWITDNYDWRWIFFINVPIGIVAMWLSNRLIHDPEDFTRERKQAKAEGKMTIDGTGIALITLASAALEIALDRGQIDDWFGSTFITTAIFVAVFGWIATVVWEGRNPNPIIDFQLLTNRNFAIASILFFIFGVGLFGTTTLIPQMLQSLYGYRAIDAGLVLGPGALVITVLAPISAQLLQRRMVTPKALVVASFVIVAIAMFVYSDMTLDVDSSHYAWIRALQGLGYGLFLVPVNVIAYSQLRPDENNKASSLTNLFRNWGGSFGIAFITTASDRRQNLHQSTLGSNLSAASQSIQQGAHALASQLAQHGFTSADAGPAALGLVYERLLHESLFLAFMDCFRVLGWLNLLALPLVFAIRKFKPQGDAPIGH